The Neisseria subflava genomic interval CAGCTTGGTACGGGTTTTAATCAAAACCTGTTGTTGGATGTCGAATTCTTCTCGGGTTACCAAATCCATGCGGTTGAACGCGCTGCCGAGCATGGCTTTAACGTTTTTTTCCATGTCTTTGGCAGGGCTGTTAGCGATGGTTTCGCTGATTTTGGAGCTGACTTCTTCAAAAAGTTGTTTGCCGAACATAATCCGTATCCTTTATTCAGAATGTATATAGAAATTCAAGTGGCTATTGTATAAGGAAAAAGGCCGTCTGAAAACGTTTTGCTTTTCAGACGGCCTCAAATGCGGAAGTTTACACGCCTGCGGCTGCTTGTAATGCTGCTGCTTTGTCGGTGCGCTCCCAAGTAAATTCAGGCTCCTCGCGGCCGAAGTGGCCGTAGGCGGCGGATTTGCTGTAAATCGGGCGCAGCAGGTCGAGCATTTGGACGATGCCTTTAGGGCGCAGGTCGAAATGTTCGCGAACCAGGGCAATCAGTTTTTCTTCGCTGATTTTGCCGGTGCCGAAAGTGTCGATGGAAATCGAAGTCGGTTCGGCAACGCCAATGGCGTAGGAAACTTGGATTTGGCATTGGGTTGCCAAACCGGCGGCTACGATGTTTTTTGCAACATAGCGGCAGGCATAGGCGGCGGAACGGTCCACTTTGGACGGGTCTTTGCCGGAGAATGCGCCGCCGCCGTGCGGAGCTGCGCCGCCGTAGGTGTCGACGATGATTTTACGGCCGGTCAAACCGCAGTCGCCTTGTGGACCGCCGATAACGAAGCGGCCGGTCGGGTTGATCAGGTATTTGGTTTCGTCGGTCAGCATTTCAGACGGCAGAACCGGTTTGATGATGTGTTCGATCACGGCGTTTTTCAGCTCTTCGTAACCGATAGACGGATCGTGCTGAGTGGACAGGACGACGGTGTCGATGCGTTTTACTTTGCCGGTTTCGCTGTCGTAAACCACGGTCAGTTGTGCTTTGGCGTCAGGGCGCAGCCAAGGCAGGCGGCCGTCTTTGCGCAATTCGCTTTGGCGCTGCATCAGGCGGTGGCTGTAATAGATGGCAAACGGCATCAGGGTAGGGGTTTCGTCGCAGGCATAGCCGAACATCAAACCTTGGTCGCCTGCGCCTTGGTTCAGGTCGATGCCTTCGCCTTCGTTCACGCCTTGGGCGATGTCCGGAGATTGCTGGTCGTAGTACACGCCGACCGCGCAGCCGTTGGCATCAAAGCCCAGCTCGGACGAGTTGTAGCCGATGCGTTTGATGGTTTCGCGTGCGACTTTGATGTAGTCCACTTGGGCGGTAGTCGTGATTTCGCCTGCCAATACGCACAAGCCTGTGTTGACCAAGGTTTCTGCGGCGACACGCGCTTTGGGGTCTTGCGCCAAGATGGCATCCAAAATCGCATCGGATACTTGGTCGGCAACTTTATCCGGATGGCCTTCGGATACCGATTCGGAAGTAAACAGATATTCGCTCATTGCTATTCTTTCATTAAAAACAGGCTGCTGTGTTTTCAGACGGCCTTTTATTTCGGACAGCGGAAATCATAACAAAAACTCCGCTTTTTCTCTATACAAGTGAGAAACATTCGCACTTGCCTGCTGTTTCGGAATCCTGTTGCGCGTTTCTTACAGGCAAAAAAATTCCCGCATTAAGCGGGTTTGGATTGCTCTGGCGAGCCACATCGGTTTTTCAACCGTCCACCTTACCTTTCCGTTTGAAAAGCAGGTTGGCATGGAATTCCCAACTCTTAATGCAGTGCGGATAGTAGCAGAAAAGCAGGTGTGCCGCAATATATTTGCCCGAAGTCTGTTTTGTTCAGACGGCCTGTTTCGTTTACAATCTGTCCACTTCATTTTGGTAAAACCTTATGCAAACGCTTGTTACCTTTGTTTTTAAATTTTTGGCCGCTCTGCCTTTGGCTTGGTTACACAAATTAGGCAATCTGCTGGGCAGTTTGGGTTTCCGCGTGCTGTCGAAAGATCGCCGGTGTGTTTTCGAAAACATGAAACTTGCCGGTTTGAACCCGACGGATGAGGCGGTGAAAAAAGTTTTCCGTGAAACGGCAAAAGGCGGCTTGGAATTGCCGGTGGCGTTTTTCAGACGGCCTGAGGAAATTGAGAACCTGTTTGTCAGCGTCAACGGTTGGGAACATGTTCAGACGGCCTTGAGCGCGGGCGAAGGTTTGCTGTTTATCACGCCACACATCGGCAGCTATGATTTGGCGGGCCGCTACATCAGTCAGCAACTGCCGTTTCCGCTGACGGCGATGTACAAGCCGCCGAAAATCAAGGCATTTGATGCGGTGATGCAGGCAGGGCGCGTGCGCGGCAAGGGTAAGACTGCGCCGACCAGTATTCAGGGCGTCAAACAAATCATCAAGGCCCTGCGCGGCGGCGAAGCGACCATTGTTTTGCCGGACCATGTACCGTCTCCCGAAGAAGGGGGCGACGGTGTATGGGTGGACTTTTTCGGCAAACCTGCCTATACCATGACGTTGGCGGGCAAGCTGGCGCAAGTCAAAGGCGTGAAGGCTTTGTTTTTCTGCGGCGAGCGTCTGCCCGACGGTAAAGGCTTTGTCTTGCACATCGAGCCATTGCGCGGCGAATTGAACGGTGATAAGGAGAACGACGCGCGCGTGATCAATGAAAATACCGAATATTGGATACGCCGTTTTCCGGAACAATATTTGTTTATGTACAACCGCTATAAGCATCCGGAAGGCGCGCCGCTGCCGCCTGCTTGAGTGAGATAGATTAAAAACCTGCTTTGAGGGAAGCAGGTTTTTATTTTGGTTGGGAATTAAGATTAAACAAAGCCGAAGTTCAAAAAGAAATACATTAAAGCCTAGCGTTTGAGTTTTAACGGCAAAGGCCGTCTGAAAAGCGATTTCAGACGGCCTTTACCGTAATCTTTTGCCTTTTATTTTAATACGCTGCTGAACCGTTTGCCCTGATGGCATTATAATGCGCGTAATTGTTTTTTCGATGGCATGTCATGTTTTATCTCTTTCAATCCGACCGTTTGGAATCGCTTGCCGAAATGTGCGCGCGTATTCATCAGGCTTCGCCCTTGGATTCTGTATTGGCGCAGGAAGAAGTGGTGGTGCAGAGCCAGGGGATGCGGCGTTATCTGAATGTGTTTTTCGCGCGTGAACTCGGCGTGGCGGCGAATTTGAAGTTCAGCCTGCCTGCCGGTTTGGCGTGGCAGCTGATGCGCAAATTGGTTCCCGATGTGCCGCCCCTTAGTCCGTTTTCACCTGAAGTCATGCGTTGGCGTTTGCTGGATTTGTTCCGCAGCGAAGTGTTTCAGACGGCCCCGGAATACGAAAACGTGCGCCTGAAGCTGGAAAGTTATTTGCACAGCTCGGCATCGGCGGATTATCAGCTTGCCGGACAGATGGCGGATATTTTCGACCAATATTTGGTGTACCGCCCGGATTGGATTGATGCGTGGCAGGCTGGGAAACTGCTGGGTTTGGGCGATGATGAGGATTGGCAGGCGCGGCTGTGGCGTTATTTGGACGATGGCAGCCAATCTGCGCCGCACCGCGTGGCCTTGTGGGAAAAGCTGTTGGCGCAGTTGGATAAATCAGTCTTGCCGCAAAGGTTGTTTGTATTCGGCATTTCGACAATGGCGCCGATGTATCTGCAACTGCTGCACCAAATTTCCAAGCATTGCGATGTGTTTGTGTTCGCACTCAACCCGAGCAGCCAATATTGGGGCGAGGTCATCGACGAGGCGCAGATTTTGAAAAGGGGCGATGAGGCGGATTTGTCGCAGGCAGGGCATCCGCTGTTGGCTTCTTTGGGCAAGCAGGGGCGCGATTTCTTTGATTTTCTGTCGGAAGTGGAAACCGAGCAGGATATTCAGGTTTATGAAGTGGGAAAAGATGATACCTTGTTGCATTGCCTGCAAAACGATATCCAAAACTTAATCATGCCGTCTGAACGCTTATATCAACAGGAAGAAAGCGAAGCAGGCGCGCAATCGGCTTTGGTTCAAGTCCACGATGCGGACGGCAATCCGGTGTATGTCGAGCCGGACGAGCTGCTGAATGACGGTTCCGTCAAAATCGTTGCAGCACACAGCCCTTTGCGCGAATTGCAGATTTTGAAAGAAGAGCTGTCGCTGGTGTTGCAAAATAATCCCGATTGGCAGCCGCACGATATTGCCGTGTTGACACCGAACATCGAGCCGTACAGCCCGTTTATCGAAGCCGTTTTTGGACAGGCGCACGCAGGCAGCCAGGCTTTGCCGTATTCGATTTCGGATGTGAAACTCAGCCGCCGTCAGCCGTTACTGTATGCTTTGGCGCAAACTTTGGACTTGCTGGAAAGCCGGTTTGAAGTGGATAAGGTTTTGCCCTTGCTGGAAAGCCGGTTGGTACTGCAACGTTTCGGTTTGAGCGAGGAAGATGTGCCGCTGCTGCATGAGACTGTTGCCGGATTGAATGTGCATTGGGGTTTGGACCAAACCATGCGCGAGGGCAAAGACAACCTCTTTACTTGGCAGCAGGCGGTAGAGCGTTTGGCTTTGGGCTGGATGCTGCCCGAAGGCGGCAACGGTA includes:
- the metK gene encoding methionine adenosyltransferase, which codes for MSEYLFTSESVSEGHPDKVADQVSDAILDAILAQDPKARVAAETLVNTGLCVLAGEITTTAQVDYIKVARETIKRIGYNSSELGFDANGCAVGVYYDQQSPDIAQGVNEGEGIDLNQGAGDQGLMFGYACDETPTLMPFAIYYSHRLMQRQSELRKDGRLPWLRPDAKAQLTVVYDSETGKVKRIDTVVLSTQHDPSIGYEELKNAVIEHIIKPVLPSEMLTDETKYLINPTGRFVIGGPQGDCGLTGRKIIVDTYGGAAPHGGGAFSGKDPSKVDRSAAYACRYVAKNIVAAGLATQCQIQVSYAIGVAEPTSISIDTFGTGKISEEKLIALVREHFDLRPKGIVQMLDLLRPIYSKSAAYGHFGREEPEFTWERTDKAAALQAAAGV
- a CDS encoding accessory factor UbiK family protein, coding for MFGKQLFEEVSSKISETIANSPAKDMEKNVKAMLGSAFNRMDLVTREEFDIQQQVLIKTRTKLAELEARLAKLEAAQEPEEAALKAAEAAAEEAVAEIAQQTEAAE
- a CDS encoding lysophospholipid acyltransferase family protein — translated: MQTLVTFVFKFLAALPLAWLHKLGNLLGSLGFRVLSKDRRCVFENMKLAGLNPTDEAVKKVFRETAKGGLELPVAFFRRPEEIENLFVSVNGWEHVQTALSAGEGLLFITPHIGSYDLAGRYISQQLPFPLTAMYKPPKIKAFDAVMQAGRVRGKGKTAPTSIQGVKQIIKALRGGEATIVLPDHVPSPEEGGDGVWVDFFGKPAYTMTLAGKLAQVKGVKALFFCGERLPDGKGFVLHIEPLRGELNGDKENDARVINENTEYWIRRFPEQYLFMYNRYKHPEGAPLPPA